A stretch of the Aegilops tauschii subsp. strangulata cultivar AL8/78 chromosome 4, Aet v6.0, whole genome shotgun sequence genome encodes the following:
- the LOC109781205 gene encoding probable 3-ketoacyl-CoA synthase 20, with the protein MDRDLFRTVKQGTRNQARLLYHRLVCRLPHLLAVTLLLVVAPPLVSTLSLAALWSEARANAAVLVAACAGCAAAAYAYATSRPRPVYLVDLAGYKPGPAHEATRAQAIRQFGLAGGFDDDSMSFQKRMMERSGLGEATHFPASLMSIPVDMCLQTARDESEAVVFGVVDKLLAKTGVRAEDIGIVIANSSLYSPTPSFVSLIVNRYRLRHDVVSHNLSGMGCSAGIIAIDLAKHLLQVHPDTYALVVSTENITLNAYLGNNRPMLVTNTLFRVGGAAVLLSNRRQERARAKYQLIHTVRTHRGASDRSYGCVTQEEDDAGHVGVSLSKELMSVAGEALRTNITTLGPLVLPLSEQLRFLATVVLKRVFRADVKPHIPDFTLALDHFCIHAGGRGVLDELERSLKLSAWHMEPSRMTLYRFGNTSSSSLWYELAYCEAKGRIKKGDRVWQIAFGSGFKCNSAVWKALRAVDAVAVGDAGSPWAQDVDVLPVHVPKVVPIDDDQASYKTAA; encoded by the exons ATGGACAGGGATCTGTTCCGGACGGTGAAGCAGGGGACGCGGAACCAGGCCAGGCTCCTGTACCACCGCCTGGTGTGCCGCCTGCCGCACCTCCTCGCCGTCACGCTGCTCCTCGTCGTGGCCCCGCCGCTGGTGTCCACGCTGTCGCTCGCCGCGCTCTGGAGCGAGGCGCGCGCCAACGCGGCCGTGCTGGTGGCCGCGTGCGCGGGCTGCGCCGCCGCGGCGTATGCCTACGCCACGTCGCGGCCGCGGCCCGTGTACCTGGTGGACCTGGCCGGGTACAAGCCCGGGCCGGCGCACGAGGCGACGCGCGCGCAGGCCATCCGCCAGTTCGGGCTCGCCGGCGGGTTCGACGACGACAGCATGTCGTTCCAGAAGCGGATGATGGAGCGGTCGGGGCTCGGGGAGGCCACGCACTTCCCGGCGTCGCTGATGAGCATCCCAGTGGACATGTGCCTCCAGACGGCGAGGGACGAGTCGGAGGCCGTCGTGTTCGGCGTCGTGGACAAGCTGCTGGCCAAGACCGGCGTGCGCGCGGAGGACATCGGCATCGTCATCGCCAACTCCAGCCTCTACAGCCCCACGCCGTCCTTCGTGTCGCTGATCGTGAACCGGTACCGCCTCCGCCACGACGTCGTCAGCCACAACCTCAGCGGCATGGGCTGCAGCGCCGGCATCATCGCCATCGACCTCGCCAAGCACCTCCTTCAG GTGCACCCGGACACGTACGCGCTGGTGGTGAGCACGGAGAACATCACGCTCAACGCCTACCTCGGCAACAACCGCCCCATGCTGGTCACCAACACGCTCTTCCGGGTGGGCGGCGCGGCGGTGCTGCTCTCCAACCGCCGCCAGGAGCGGGCGCGCGCCAAGTACCAGCTCATCCACACCGTGCGCACGCACCGGGGCGCCAGCGACCGGAGCTACGGCTGCGTGACGCAGGAGGAGGACGACGCGGGGCACGTCGGCGTCTCGCTCTCCAAGGAGCTCATGTCCGTGGCCGGCGAGGCGCTGCGCACCAACATCACCACGCTGGGGCCGCTCGTGCTCCCGCTCTCGGAGCAGCTCCGCTTCCTCGCCACCGTCGTGCTCAAGCGCGTCTTCCGCGCCGACGTCAAGCCGCACATCCCGGACTTCACGCTCGCGCTCGATCACTTCTGCATCCACGCCGGCGGGCGCGGCGTGCTGGACGAGCTGGAGCGCAGCCTCAAGCTCAGCGCCTGGCACATGGAGCCGTCCCGGATGACGCTCTACCGCTTCGGCAACACCTCCAGCAGCTCGCTCTGGTACGAGCTCGCCTACTGCGAGGCCAAGGGCAGGATCAAGAAGGGCGACCGGGTGTGGCAGATCGCCTTCGGCTCCGGCTTCAAGTGCAACAGCGCCGTCTGGAAGGCGCTCAGGGCGgtcgacgccgtcgccgtcggGGACGCCGGCAGCCCCTGGGCGCAGGACGTCGACGTGCTGCCGGTGCACGTGCCCAAGGTGGTGCCCATCGACGACGACCAGGCGTCCTACAAGACGGCCGCCTAG